In one window of Chanodichthys erythropterus isolate Z2021 chromosome 23, ASM2448905v1, whole genome shotgun sequence DNA:
- the gjd4 gene encoding gap junction delta-4 protein: MAKLAASDMIFITLNHNITLTGKAWLILVVFLRILVLLFAGYPLYQDEQERFVCNTIQPGCANVCYDMFAPLSLFRFWLVQLTTLCLPYMMFVIYVIHKVSSGIAADNGTSESIKADSIYKIHQESFRKASLCKTVVKAEKGRVQYFTGAYILQLLLRIVVEAGFGAAHYYLFGFHIPRRVMCQQPPCTTMVDCYISRPTEKTIMLNFMLGAAALSLLLNVCDLICAIKRSVRQKSIRKMLVEKMYAEEQYYLSGNGNQGVDVSIPPTQDVKGGFRKRGTRNSSGDEAASVLLDDDPPPPLPLGGMSTISGMPGSNNNDDSSSYQPTQEEGMVREGSEVALYPTEPLGTPRAIRVSKRSRLKPPPPPRKDKLVAQGAVDVSGASAMCTRRVGQYTLVEMSTGEDMASCSGDAQEKRSEWV, from the exons ATGGCTAAACTGGCTGCATCAGACATGATCTTCATAACACTGAACCACAACATCACCCTCACAG GGAAAGCATGGCTCATCTTGGTGGTATTCCTAAGGATCCTGGTCTTGCTGTTTGCTGGTTATCCTCTCTACCAGGATGAACAGGAGCGATTTGTGTGCAACACCATTCAGCCTGGTTGTGCCAATGTGTGCTATGACATGTTTGCCCCTCTTTCCCTTTTCCGATTCTGGTTGGTGCAGCTCACCACCCTGTGCCTTCCCTACATGATGTTTGTCATCTATGTGATCCACAAAGTGAGTTCTGGCATAGCTGCTGATAACGGAACGTCTGAATCCATAAAAGCAGACTCCATCTATAAGATCCATCAAGAATCATTCAGGAAAGCATCTCTTTGTAAGACCGTAGTGAAGGCTGAGAAGGGGAGGGTGCAGTACTTCACAGGAGCCTACATTTTGCAGCTGTTGCTTCGGATAGTTGTAGAAGCTGGATTTGGAGCTGCCCATTATTACTTGTTTGGCTTCCACATCCCCAGACGCGTCATGTGTCAGCAGCCGCCCTGCACGACCATGGTGGACTGCTACATCTCTAGACCCACTGAGAAAACTATCATGTTGAACTTCATGTTGGGGGCGGCCGCTTTGTCCTTGCTGCTAAACGTGTGTGACTTAATCTGTGCCATTAAGCGCTCCGTGAGGCAAAAAAGCATAAGAAAGATGCTGGTGGAGAAGATGTACGCAGAGGAGCAGTACTACCTGTCCGGGAACGGAAATCAAGGTGTGGATGTCAGCATTCCGCCAACTCAAGACGTGAAGGGGGGGTTCCGCAAAAGAGGGACCAGAAACTCGAGTGGCGATGAAGCTGCTTCCGTGCTTTTGGACGATGACCCTCCACCACCCTTACCTCTTGGAGGAATGTCTACAATTTCTGGAATGCCTGGTTCCAACAACAATGATGACAGCAGCAGCTACCAACCCACCCAAGAAGAGGGGATGGTAAGAGAGGGCAGTGAAGTGGCACTGTACCCCACTGAGCCTTTGGGGACTCCTCGAGCCATCAGAGTTAGCAAACGCAGTCGTCTCAAACCTCCGCCACCTCCACGAAAGGACAAACTAGTGGCTCAAGGTGCAGTTGATGTCTCGGGAGCATCAGCGATGTGTACCCGAAGAGTAGGGCAATATACTCTGGTAGAAATGTCCACTGGTGAAGACATGGCGAGTTGCAGTGGAGATGCCCAAGAGAAGAGGTCAGAGTGGGTTTGA